Proteins encoded within one genomic window of Kibdelosporangium phytohabitans:
- a CDS encoding LamG-like jellyroll fold domain-containing protein: MTRPPAADAGQATPETIARTTGKRAEVLAERTATGQVFANPNGSYTLEQALEPVRTKQGGEWVDLDTRVLVRPGGSVGPQATVTPTRFSRGGAEPLVEFGGTDKLVLRWPSPLPEPKLDGAKARYADVLPGVDLELEAFKQGFGYALVVRTPQAAANPALDQLRLTVDGAGLEVRPRDGGGLTAVTKDGKEIFRAAPAGMWDTAANGEPGANHSTATAKAADGRITIAPDRKLLNSADADFPITIAAQWTPLGQFGWTSVYYQYPNQGYWNGANMGTDKRARVGYSEWEDPIVTVRSFFHFDLRSIRDKHVLYSELNILGSYSSACGDSSFWLAHAGQVSPDTTWNNQPAIGKVQHRHESGFGRGDCGARWIGWNVTDEVAFSNAREDWVTFRLSGEEGNTLAWRKFDTTSQGEHPKLIVNYNRYPWAPGNLTASPKPGCGGAPPNAPHISTNKPVLMADAADPDGDRVTATFRVYWNGTQNYRDFNVGPQESGSRFQLEVPGDMFTHGQTLAWHVLTTDPHGAQSGWAGPCYLTVDTTPPDRKPIVTSTDYPEGRSSGAPGKTGRFTFNANGLADAAGFAYRVGGQGWRQVDAPGGSATVDVTPVTADGTRLDVAIVDKAGNQGVDNELDPSRSNVRKYEIRVNGPTPPTGHWRLDGRNNETAAPDSTGRHPGTVANGGWGHGRNGDAVSLSGNAGSEVPTRNGPAVDATRSYTVSAWVKLRDHPGDIWKTAVSQDGERVSRFALQYAGSGIRKWAFSMMSHDNDGPAIEQAVATDPKFTPRTEVWTHLTGVYNSTYGTLQLYVNGELAGTGQHTGNWTSQPARTLQIGRGKWAGNTGDNFPGLIDDVKVFDRALPDIRLDTSGSEIDQLAGRPANEIAAWNFDDATGTVTTDFTGQQTAMTLSAGIGWAPGKTGTGARFPGNGGRVYGSEPVIRTDDSFTVSAWVKPDVLDAKARAVAAQEGVHNSGFYLMYRNDSGKPVGEWTMTVPNKDAASPELRHARASVPARVGEWTHVAGVYDDGQQEIRVYVNGVLSGTGAVPGGMQWNAPGPFQVGNAKWDGKHPLDFLGTIDEVRVFDGVRTGEEITDEAANPVPSRVKSKAHTRYASPKDQFSFNGPTPAGYFKAGDLGYYPPPGTPGTHMLYSCRLGTDGFTSTRADCEGAKLISPLGPVYDTAGEGRTGLYRCLHSGRYFDSLVADCEGQTVVVTLGYTLPYVTLQRYQSFEGAPDSRSDVGFAPLTYRHERDLVAVHHGPRPGQIGLYLCKDGTDTYAAIDAQCGGKQLLKATGWLWVDKPADPAATRLYSCTRIGTPDRFESTDQYCEGQDVVGPLGYGIDPARVTS, from the coding sequence GTGACGCGACCGCCTGCCGCGGACGCCGGTCAGGCGACGCCGGAGACGATCGCGAGGACCACGGGCAAACGTGCCGAGGTGCTCGCCGAGCGGACCGCCACCGGCCAGGTGTTCGCGAACCCGAACGGGTCGTACACGCTGGAGCAGGCGCTCGAACCGGTACGCACCAAGCAAGGCGGCGAATGGGTCGACCTGGACACCCGGGTGCTGGTCCGGCCGGGCGGATCCGTTGGTCCACAAGCGACGGTTACCCCGACGCGGTTCTCCCGTGGCGGCGCCGAACCGCTCGTGGAGTTCGGCGGTACGGACAAACTGGTGTTGCGCTGGCCGTCACCGCTGCCGGAGCCGAAGCTGGACGGCGCCAAGGCGCGCTACGCCGACGTGCTGCCCGGCGTGGACCTCGAGCTGGAGGCATTCAAACAGGGTTTCGGATACGCGCTGGTGGTCCGGACGCCGCAGGCGGCCGCGAATCCCGCGCTCGACCAGCTCCGGCTGACCGTCGACGGGGCCGGGCTGGAGGTCAGGCCACGAGACGGCGGCGGACTCACGGCGGTGACCAAGGACGGCAAGGAGATCTTCCGCGCGGCACCAGCCGGGATGTGGGACACGGCCGCGAACGGTGAGCCGGGCGCCAACCACAGCACCGCCACCGCGAAGGCGGCCGACGGGCGGATCACGATCGCGCCGGACCGCAAGCTGCTGAACTCGGCCGACGCCGATTTCCCGATCACCATCGCCGCGCAGTGGACACCGCTCGGCCAGTTCGGCTGGACGTCGGTCTACTACCAGTACCCCAATCAGGGTTACTGGAACGGCGCCAACATGGGCACCGACAAACGGGCCAGAGTCGGGTACTCCGAATGGGAGGACCCGATCGTGACCGTGCGCTCGTTCTTCCACTTCGACCTGCGCTCGATCCGGGACAAGCACGTGCTCTACTCGGAGCTGAACATCCTGGGCTCGTACTCCTCCGCGTGCGGCGACAGCTCGTTCTGGCTCGCGCACGCCGGTCAGGTCAGCCCGGACACGACGTGGAACAACCAGCCCGCCATCGGCAAGGTCCAGCACAGGCACGAAAGCGGTTTCGGCCGTGGCGACTGCGGCGCGCGCTGGATCGGCTGGAACGTGACCGACGAGGTGGCCTTCTCCAACGCGCGCGAGGACTGGGTGACGTTCCGGCTCTCCGGCGAGGAGGGCAACACCCTGGCCTGGCGCAAGTTCGACACCACTTCGCAGGGCGAGCACCCGAAGCTGATCGTGAACTACAACCGCTACCCGTGGGCGCCGGGCAACCTGACCGCGTCGCCCAAGCCGGGATGCGGTGGCGCGCCGCCGAACGCGCCGCACATCTCGACGAACAAGCCCGTCCTGATGGCGGATGCCGCGGACCCCGACGGCGACCGGGTGACCGCCACGTTCCGCGTGTACTGGAACGGGACGCAGAACTACCGGGACTTCAACGTCGGGCCGCAGGAGTCGGGATCCCGGTTCCAGCTGGAAGTCCCCGGTGACATGTTCACCCATGGGCAGACGCTGGCGTGGCACGTGCTGACGACCGATCCGCACGGCGCCCAGTCGGGCTGGGCCGGGCCGTGTTACCTGACCGTCGACACGACACCGCCCGACCGGAAACCGATCGTCACGTCGACCGACTACCCCGAGGGCCGCTCGTCCGGCGCGCCCGGCAAGACCGGCCGGTTCACGTTCAACGCCAACGGTCTCGCCGACGCTGCCGGTTTCGCCTACCGTGTCGGCGGCCAGGGCTGGCGGCAGGTCGACGCCCCCGGCGGTTCGGCCACAGTGGACGTCACACCGGTCACGGCCGACGGTACCCGGCTCGATGTGGCCATTGTGGACAAGGCGGGCAACCAGGGTGTCGACAACGAGCTGGACCCGTCCCGCAGCAACGTCCGCAAGTACGAGATCCGGGTCAACGGGCCGACGCCACCGACCGGCCACTGGCGGCTGGACGGCCGCAACAACGAGACGGCCGCACCCGACTCGACCGGGCGGCATCCAGGTACCGTCGCGAACGGGGGATGGGGACACGGCCGCAACGGTGACGCGGTTTCCCTCAGCGGGAACGCCGGTTCGGAGGTGCCCACCCGCAACGGCCCGGCCGTCGACGCGACCAGGAGCTACACGGTCAGCGCGTGGGTGAAGCTGCGCGACCACCCCGGCGACATCTGGAAGACCGCGGTCAGCCAGGACGGCGAGCGGGTCAGCCGGTTCGCCCTGCAGTACGCCGGGAGCGGCATCCGCAAGTGGGCCTTCTCGATGATGTCGCACGACAACGACGGGCCCGCGATCGAGCAGGCCGTCGCCACCGACCCGAAGTTCACACCGAGGACTGAGGTGTGGACACACCTGACCGGTGTCTACAACTCGACCTACGGAACGCTGCAGCTCTACGTCAACGGGGAACTGGCCGGGACCGGGCAGCACACCGGCAACTGGACCAGCCAACCGGCCAGGACACTGCAGATCGGTCGCGGCAAGTGGGCAGGCAACACCGGTGACAACTTCCCCGGCCTGATCGACGACGTCAAGGTGTTCGACCGGGCGTTGCCGGACATCAGGCTGGACACGTCCGGCTCGGAGATCGACCAGCTGGCCGGGCGGCCGGCGAACGAGATCGCGGCGTGGAACTTCGACGACGCCACCGGCACGGTCACCACCGACTTCACCGGGCAGCAGACCGCGATGACCTTGTCGGCGGGCATCGGCTGGGCACCGGGCAAGACAGGTACCGGCGCCAGGTTCCCCGGCAACGGCGGCCGCGTCTACGGCTCGGAGCCGGTGATCCGCACCGACGACAGCTTCACCGTGTCGGCGTGGGTCAAGCCGGACGTGCTCGACGCGAAGGCCAGGGCCGTCGCGGCGCAGGAGGGTGTGCACAACAGCGGGTTCTACCTGATGTACCGCAACGACTCCGGCAAACCCGTCGGCGAGTGGACGATGACGGTGCCGAACAAGGACGCGGCCAGTCCGGAGCTGCGCCACGCCCGTGCGTCCGTGCCCGCGCGAGTGGGGGAATGGACGCATGTCGCGGGCGTCTACGACGACGGCCAGCAGGAGATCCGGGTCTACGTCAACGGCGTGCTGAGCGGCACCGGCGCGGTGCCGGGCGGCATGCAGTGGAACGCGCCCGGTCCGTTCCAGGTGGGCAACGCGAAGTGGGACGGCAAGCACCCACTCGACTTCCTCGGCACGATCGACGAGGTCCGCGTGTTCGACGGCGTGCGCACGGGTGAGGAGATCACCGACGAAGCGGCCAACCCGGTGCCCAGCCGGGTGAAGTCCAAGGCGCACACCCGGTACGCCTCGCCCAAGGACCAGTTCAGCTTCAACGGCCCGACACCTGCCGGGTACTTCAAGGCCGGAGACCTCGGGTACTACCCGCCGCCCGGCACCCCGGGCACGCACATGCTCTACAGCTGCCGCCTCGGGACCGACGGATTCACCTCCACCCGCGCCGACTGCGAGGGCGCCAAGCTGATCAGTCCACTTGGGCCGGTCTACGACACCGCCGGGGAAGGCCGGACCGGGCTGTACCGGTGCCTGCACAGCGGCAGGTACTTCGACTCGCTGGTCGCGGACTGCGAGGGGCAGACGGTCGTGGTGACCCTCGGCTACACGCTGCCCTACGTCACGTTGCAGCGCTACCAGTCGTTCGAGGGAGCACCGGATTCCCGCAGCGACGTCGGGTTCGCGCCGCTGACGTACCGGCACGAACGAGACCTGGTCGCGGTGCACCACGGTCCCCGCCCCGGGCAGATCGGTCTGTACCTGTGCAAGGACGGTACGGACACGTACGCCGCGATCGACGCCCAATGCGGCGGAAAGCAACTGCTGAAAGCCACCGGCTGGCTGTGGGTGGACAAACCCGCTGATCCGGCTGCCACCCGGTTGTACTCGTGCACCCGGATCGGGACACCCGACCGGTTCGAGTCGACCGACCAGTACTGCGAGGGCCAGGACGTCGTCGGGCCGCTCGGCTACGGCATCGACCCGGCCCGGGTCACCAGTTAG
- a CDS encoding AfsR/SARP family transcriptional regulator — translation MGPLGVDSAAELPKRRKQRQLLALLLFHANSVLRTGFLLDALWDADRPVSAGANLQSYVAGLRRVIGSDRLENRRGGYVLHVADDELDATVFTELTATGRVLLQAGDPSAAVAKLTAALDLWRGPVLDGLPVPHSLRGELGRLDELRVRASEDRVQARLELGGHSEAAVELRTLLAQHPFRERLWSLLMLALYRLGRQDEALDAYARMRRSFVDELGIEPGVDVRRMHQRILGADPALDIAPEPEPAAQPVPPRLLPPDVAYLAGREKELATLDGLLGTGRAELAVVVGSGGIGKTSLVVRWAHRVAGHFPDGQLFIDLRGHESPMTAEQALTQLLRVLGTACQAVPVTVDEQVALYRSLLADRKVLVVLDNAGNAEQCRPLLPSAPGCAAVVTSRADLRGLTVVNDARMVRLDVLGAAEARALLAELIGDEPDAITELAHLCGYLPLALRIAAANLLGGQHATVLDYVTALREGDRMAILAIEGDPSVAVRATFLLSYRALDATTARVFRLLGAAACLDFTVHAAAAACGLPGTQARRSLDRLVAANLLAQRGSRYHFHDLIREFAASQCAGEDSPADRRASDLALFDHYLGTVDQAVITLYPGTRRLKPLPTSPAEPFGTETAALGWLDLERANLLAAVKRAASLPEYHAHACHLADAMRGYFQAQGHAIDGLAICEAALSAARYSGDALAEASILDLSGLIHYNLSDYLRAIGLHTAALEVTQRAGDKEATADSLHNLGRVYAQLGRPAPSMLYHKQALEISQESGNRTAEALALNYIGAAYLSFGDAVEAVTWHERARDLSRQIGNRYSELRAINGLGLAHWTLGRIDEAAAHHRESLEACRTLGYRHGELISMVCLAETYCDAGRHAEAAEIADEAITMSLQLGERRNEASAIEVAATIRQRLGDFDGAIEGYANALALARRIGFGYGETSTLIGMALAHIGRGNPETALEYGQQARARIQNSQMRVLEPQVAIVLAFCQIRTGQAELAATSVEQAIALARQGKQRLVEARALHVQAVLQTSVGDTDAAHRTWSEAMVLFAETGAKPGAVLTGKRSHSG, via the coding sequence TTGGGTCCGCTGGGGGTCGACAGCGCCGCTGAGCTGCCGAAGCGGCGCAAGCAGCGGCAGTTGCTGGCCTTGCTGCTGTTCCACGCGAATTCGGTGCTGCGCACGGGGTTCCTGCTCGACGCGCTGTGGGACGCGGACCGGCCGGTGTCGGCGGGCGCGAACCTGCAGTCGTACGTGGCGGGCCTGCGCCGGGTCATCGGCAGTGACCGGCTGGAGAACCGCCGCGGCGGCTACGTCCTGCACGTGGCCGACGACGAGCTGGACGCCACCGTGTTCACCGAGCTCACCGCGACAGGACGAGTGCTGTTGCAGGCAGGCGATCCGTCCGCGGCCGTGGCGAAGCTGACCGCGGCGCTGGACCTGTGGCGTGGGCCTGTCCTGGACGGTCTGCCCGTGCCGCACTCGCTGCGCGGCGAACTCGGGCGGCTCGACGAACTACGTGTGCGGGCAAGCGAGGACCGCGTGCAGGCGCGGCTGGAACTCGGCGGGCACAGCGAGGCAGCCGTGGAACTGCGCACGCTGCTCGCCCAGCACCCGTTCCGCGAACGGTTGTGGAGCCTGCTCATGCTGGCGTTGTACCGGCTGGGCAGGCAGGACGAGGCCCTGGACGCGTACGCGCGGATGCGCCGGTCGTTCGTCGACGAGCTGGGCATCGAGCCCGGCGTCGACGTCCGACGGATGCACCAGCGAATCCTCGGCGCCGACCCGGCCCTCGACATCGCGCCGGAGCCGGAGCCTGCCGCGCAACCGGTTCCACCGCGACTGCTGCCGCCGGACGTGGCGTACCTGGCAGGCAGGGAGAAGGAACTGGCGACGCTGGACGGCCTGCTCGGCACCGGACGGGCCGAGCTGGCAGTGGTCGTGGGCTCCGGCGGGATCGGCAAGACGTCACTGGTCGTCCGCTGGGCCCACCGGGTCGCCGGGCATTTTCCCGACGGCCAGCTGTTCATCGACCTGCGCGGGCACGAGTCGCCGATGACCGCCGAGCAGGCGCTGACGCAACTGCTGCGGGTGCTGGGCACAGCGTGCCAGGCCGTCCCGGTGACCGTCGATGAGCAGGTCGCGCTGTACCGGTCGCTGTTGGCCGACCGGAAAGTGCTGGTAGTACTGGACAACGCGGGCAACGCCGAACAGTGCAGGCCGCTGCTGCCGTCGGCGCCGGGCTGCGCCGCGGTCGTGACCAGCCGTGCCGACCTGCGCGGGCTCACGGTCGTCAACGACGCCCGGATGGTCCGGCTCGACGTTCTCGGCGCCGCCGAGGCGCGCGCCCTGTTGGCCGAGCTGATCGGCGACGAGCCGGACGCGATCACCGAGCTGGCGCACCTGTGCGGCTACCTGCCGCTCGCCCTGCGGATCGCGGCGGCGAACCTGCTCGGCGGCCAGCACGCCACCGTGCTGGACTACGTCACGGCGCTGCGCGAGGGTGACCGGATGGCCATCCTCGCGATCGAAGGTGACCCGAGCGTCGCGGTCCGTGCCACGTTCCTGTTGTCCTACCGGGCGTTGGACGCCACGACCGCGCGAGTGTTCCGGTTGCTCGGCGCGGCTGCCTGCCTGGACTTCACGGTGCACGCGGCGGCGGCCGCGTGCGGCCTGCCCGGCACTCAGGCCCGGCGTTCGCTGGACCGGCTGGTCGCGGCGAACCTGCTGGCGCAGCGCGGCAGCCGTTACCACTTCCACGACCTGATCAGGGAGTTCGCCGCGAGCCAGTGCGCCGGGGAGGACTCGCCTGCCGACCGGCGGGCGTCCGACCTCGCGCTGTTCGACCACTACCTGGGGACTGTCGACCAGGCTGTGATCACGTTGTACCCGGGGACCCGGCGGCTCAAGCCGTTGCCGACCAGCCCGGCGGAGCCGTTCGGCACCGAGACGGCCGCGCTGGGCTGGCTCGACCTCGAGCGGGCGAACCTGCTTGCCGCTGTCAAACGTGCCGCGTCACTGCCCGAGTACCACGCGCACGCGTGCCACCTCGCCGACGCGATGCGCGGATACTTCCAGGCCCAGGGTCACGCCATCGACGGGCTGGCCATCTGCGAGGCCGCGCTGTCGGCCGCGCGGTACTCGGGTGACGCGCTCGCCGAGGCGTCGATCCTGGACCTGAGCGGGCTGATCCACTACAACCTCAGCGACTACCTGCGCGCGATCGGCCTGCACACGGCGGCGCTCGAAGTCACTCAACGCGCCGGGGACAAGGAGGCGACCGCGGACTCCCTGCACAACCTCGGTCGCGTGTACGCCCAGCTCGGCAGGCCGGCGCCGTCGATGCTGTACCACAAGCAAGCGCTGGAGATCAGTCAGGAGTCCGGCAACCGGACCGCGGAGGCGTTGGCGTTGAACTACATCGGCGCCGCCTACCTGTCGTTCGGCGACGCCGTCGAAGCGGTCACGTGGCACGAGCGGGCCAGGGACCTCAGCAGGCAGATCGGCAACCGGTACTCCGAGCTGCGCGCGATCAACGGGCTCGGGCTGGCGCACTGGACCCTCGGCAGGATCGACGAGGCAGCCGCGCACCACCGGGAGAGCCTTGAGGCGTGCCGCACGCTCGGCTACCGGCACGGGGAGCTGATCTCCATGGTGTGCCTGGCCGAGACGTACTGCGACGCGGGCAGGCACGCCGAGGCCGCCGAGATCGCCGACGAGGCGATCACCATGAGCCTGCAACTCGGCGAACGCCGCAACGAAGCCAGCGCCATCGAAGTCGCCGCGACGATCCGGCAACGTCTCGGTGACTTCGACGGCGCGATCGAGGGTTACGCCAACGCGTTGGCGCTGGCACGGCGAATCGGCTTCGGATACGGCGAGACCTCGACCCTGATCGGGATGGCGCTGGCCCACATCGGCCGTGGCAACCCGGAAACGGCGCTGGAGTACGGGCAGCAGGCCCGCGCTCGGATCCAGAACTCGCAGATGCGGGTGCTGGAACCGCAGGTGGCGATAGTGCTGGCGTTCTGCCAAATACGGACGGGACAGGCCGAGCTCGCCGCGACCAGCGTCGAACAGGCGATCGCCCTGGCCCGCCAGGGAAAGCAACGTCTCGTGGAAGCCCGCGCGCTGCACGTCCAAGCCGTCCTGCAGACCAGCGTCGGCGACACCGACGCGGCACACCGGACCTGGTCGGAGGCGATGGTCCTGTTCGCCGAGACGGGTGCGAAACCCGGCGCGGTGCTGACCGGAAAACGCAGCCACAGCGGGTGA
- a CDS encoding S9 family peptidase, translating to MQTDPVVAPYGEWDSPVTAADVAGARIRVAYPHIHGDELWWQEIPPRNGGRTTVMHRAADGTITSALPPGYEARTRVQEYGGKSYLPVPGTGLVFANFEDQRLYLVADGGCVPLTPPDSGRYADYVLSPDGTEVWCVREMPGQPPVRAIVAVALDGSESVRELVDTGDFLAHPTPSPDGTALAWVSWNRPDMPWDSAQLRVARLGEAGDKVVLGGPAESVMAPLWRDDDSLYAISDRSGWWNPHIVGLTGQVRDICPREEEFSDPLWRLGGRPFGELPDGRLVVLHGLGELRLGVLDPDSGKITDVPTPYTSFASALTVDGHTVACVGYSPDLPAAVITVDLINGHCDVVRPEEALVHTRYLPSAKAVEFTGDDGKPVHGFLYPPSNPDFRGPDGEKPPYVLWVHGGPTGHSTSAFDINKAYFTSRGIGVLDLNYGGSSGYGRAYRDRLLGKWGIVDVADAVTAARALVAQGLADEARLGIRGGSAGGWTVLVAATRSTVFAAGVSYYGVSDLKLFAEQTHDFEAGYLDFLVGPLPESAELYRERSPLGHVSAQTCPLLLLQGLIDPVVPPSQALVLIGELAAHDVDHTYIAFAEESHGFRKPVNVKASLEAELAFYGRVFGDASR from the coding sequence GTGCAGACTGATCCTGTTGTCGCGCCGTACGGGGAATGGGACTCACCGGTGACGGCGGCCGATGTCGCCGGTGCCCGGATCAGGGTCGCCTACCCCCACATCCACGGTGACGAGCTGTGGTGGCAGGAGATCCCGCCGCGGAACGGCGGCAGGACCACGGTGATGCACAGGGCCGCCGACGGCACGATCACGTCCGCCCTGCCGCCGGGTTACGAGGCGCGCACCCGCGTCCAGGAATACGGTGGCAAGTCCTATTTGCCCGTCCCTGGCACCGGCCTGGTGTTCGCCAACTTCGAGGACCAGCGGCTCTACCTGGTCGCCGACGGCGGCTGCGTACCGTTGACGCCGCCGGATTCCGGCCGGTACGCCGATTACGTGCTGTCGCCGGACGGGACTGAGGTGTGGTGCGTCCGCGAGATGCCGGGACAGCCGCCGGTCCGCGCGATCGTGGCCGTCGCGCTCGACGGCAGCGAAAGCGTCCGCGAACTGGTGGACACCGGCGACTTCCTGGCGCACCCGACGCCGTCGCCGGACGGCACCGCCTTGGCGTGGGTGTCCTGGAACCGGCCGGACATGCCGTGGGACTCCGCGCAGCTGCGCGTCGCCCGGCTCGGTGAAGCGGGCGACAAGGTCGTGCTCGGCGGGCCGGCCGAGTCGGTCATGGCGCCGCTGTGGCGTGACGACGACAGCCTGTACGCCATCTCGGACCGGTCCGGCTGGTGGAACCCGCACATCGTCGGCCTGACAGGCCAAGTGCGGGACATCTGCCCGCGCGAGGAGGAGTTCTCCGATCCCCTGTGGCGTCTGGGCGGGCGCCCGTTCGGCGAGCTCCCGGACGGACGGCTGGTCGTGCTGCACGGTCTCGGCGAACTGCGTCTCGGTGTCCTGGACCCGGATTCGGGGAAGATCACCGACGTCCCGACGCCGTACACGTCCTTCGCTTCGGCGTTGACTGTGGACGGTCACACCGTCGCGTGCGTGGGATACAGCCCGGACCTTCCCGCCGCGGTGATCACAGTGGACTTGATCAACGGTCACTGTGACGTGGTACGGCCGGAAGAGGCGCTCGTGCACACGCGTTACCTCCCGTCGGCCAAGGCCGTGGAGTTCACCGGCGACGACGGCAAACCGGTGCACGGTTTCCTCTACCCGCCGTCGAATCCCGACTTCCGCGGGCCGGACGGCGAGAAGCCGCCGTACGTCCTGTGGGTGCACGGCGGGCCGACCGGGCATTCGACGTCCGCTTTCGACATCAACAAGGCGTACTTCACCAGCCGCGGCATCGGAGTACTCGACCTGAACTACGGCGGGTCGAGCGGTTACGGCCGCGCGTACCGCGATCGCCTGCTGGGCAAGTGGGGCATCGTCGACGTGGCCGACGCGGTGACCGCCGCGCGTGCCCTGGTCGCGCAAGGCCTCGCCGACGAAGCCAGACTGGGAATCCGCGGTGGATCGGCGGGCGGCTGGACAGTGCTCGTCGCCGCGACCAGGAGCACGGTTTTCGCGGCAGGCGTGTCGTACTACGGCGTCAGCGACTTGAAGCTGTTCGCCGAGCAGACGCACGACTTCGAGGCGGGCTACCTCGATTTCCTGGTGGGTCCGCTGCCGGAAAGCGCCGAGCTGTACCGGGAACGCTCACCGCTCGGGCACGTCAGCGCGCAGACGTGCCCGCTGTTGCTGCTGCAGGGCCTGATCGACCCCGTTGTGCCGCCGTCACAAGCGTTGGTGCTGATCGGCGAGCTGGCCGCGCACGACGTGGACCACACGTACATCGCGTTCGCCGAGGAGTCGCACGGTTTCCGCAAACCGGTGAACGTGAAGGCGAGCCTGGAGGCGGAGCTGGCCTTCTACGGCAGGGTCTTCGGCGACGCCTCGCGCTGA
- a CDS encoding DUF2294 domain-containing protein: MRITRAQRNAVAEKITSLERSFYGRGPRNVKVSVSDDEPISLVVLSVDSLTVADAVLSERGHKDAVIRHHEALHEATKAEFQDAIEEIIGSPVSAYLAQVHPTTGFAVRVFVFSDQGDDDEA, translated from the coding sequence GTGCGGATAACCAGAGCACAGCGCAACGCGGTGGCCGAAAAGATCACCAGCCTTGAGCGGTCGTTCTACGGGCGCGGTCCGCGCAACGTCAAGGTGTCGGTCAGCGACGACGAACCGATCAGCCTGGTCGTGCTGTCGGTCGACAGCCTGACTGTCGCCGACGCCGTGCTCAGCGAGCGCGGGCACAAGGACGCCGTCATCCGGCACCACGAGGCGCTGCACGAAGCCACCAAGGCGGAGTTCCAGGACGCGATCGAGGAGATCATCGGCAGCCCGGTCTCGGCGTACCTCGCGCAGGTGCACCCCACCACCGGCTTCGCGGTACGGGTGTTCGTCTTCAGCGACCAGGGCGACGACGACGAGGCCTGA
- a CDS encoding cysteine dioxygenase, translating into MSHDAVLPAGQLREIVETTATTPDSWRGEIKFDLYERHCVRLSRDAAHEVWLICWDIGQDTLLHDHGGSVGAFAVASGSLVEDYGTVGTDRLRTRRHAEGASVGFGADYLHNLVNVGMTPTVSIHAYSPPLRVMNFYCSLPSGTHHLRAIECDTPEPDTGVLEAEAAALRAALT; encoded by the coding sequence TTGTCACACGACGCCGTGCTGCCCGCCGGGCAGTTACGAGAAATCGTCGAAACCACCGCCACAACGCCGGATTCCTGGCGTGGCGAAATCAAATTCGACCTCTATGAGCGGCATTGTGTCCGGCTCAGCCGGGACGCCGCGCACGAGGTGTGGCTGATCTGCTGGGACATCGGGCAGGACACCCTGCTGCACGACCACGGCGGCAGCGTCGGCGCGTTCGCCGTGGCCAGTGGATCACTGGTCGAGGACTACGGAACGGTCGGCACGGACCGATTGCGGACGAGGCGGCACGCCGAAGGCGCCTCGGTCGGCTTCGGCGCGGATTACCTGCACAATCTCGTGAATGTCGGAATGACGCCGACCGTGTCGATCCACGCCTATTCACCGCCCCTGCGGGTGATGAATTTCTATTGCTCACTTCCGTCCGGAACACATCATTTGCGGGCAATCGAGTGCGACACGCCCGAGCCGGACACCGGTGTGCTGGAGGCCGAGGCGGCAGCGCTTCGCGCGGCGCTGACGTGA
- a CDS encoding rhodanese-like domain-containing protein encodes MSAISQLLEQAREGITRYTPAQAAQALRAGATLVDLRPTEYRWRFGEIPGAVLVSRHVLEWRLDVTSQWHLKELRHAEHDQEIILICNEGFTSSLAAHQVMTQLGLTRVRDVIGGFAAWRDAGFPVMARLTG; translated from the coding sequence GTGAGCGCGATCTCGCAGCTGCTGGAGCAGGCGCGGGAGGGGATCACCCGCTACACCCCTGCCCAGGCAGCGCAGGCGCTGCGGGCCGGCGCGACACTGGTCGACCTGCGGCCGACCGAGTACCGGTGGCGGTTCGGCGAGATCCCGGGAGCCGTCCTGGTCTCCCGGCACGTGCTGGAGTGGCGCCTGGACGTGACGAGCCAGTGGCACCTCAAGGAGCTGCGGCACGCCGAGCACGACCAGGAGATCATCCTGATCTGCAACGAGGGCTTCACCTCCAGCCTCGCCGCGCACCAGGTGATGACCCAGTTGGGGCTGACCAGGGTCCGTGACGTCATCGGCGGGTTCGCCGCGTGGCGGGACGCGGGCTTCCCGGTGATGGCCAGGCTGACCGGGTAG
- a CDS encoding YybH family protein, giving the protein MTADHDVREAIESFIDAFNHGDAEAVDKMFEEHGVLVPAPGQPMTGDARRAAQKHLIGFGLPMHADIRQIYRADDIALVLVDWTIKGKTPDGHDVDLQGTSTDVVRLGADGVWRIALDNPYGTA; this is encoded by the coding sequence ATGACAGCAGATCATGACGTTCGAGAAGCGATCGAATCCTTCATCGACGCCTTCAACCACGGCGACGCCGAAGCCGTCGACAAGATGTTCGAAGAGCACGGCGTGCTCGTACCCGCTCCCGGCCAGCCGATGACGGGTGACGCGCGGCGAGCCGCCCAGAAACACCTGATCGGCTTCGGTTTGCCGATGCACGCCGACATCCGGCAGATCTACCGCGCCGACGACATCGCGCTGGTTCTCGTGGACTGGACCATCAAGGGCAAGACCCCCGACGGCCACGACGTCGACCTCCAGGGCACGTCCACCGATGTCGTGCGGCTGGGCGCGGACGGTGTCTGGCGCATCGCCCTCGACAACCCGTACGGCACGGCGTAA